The following are from one region of the Camelus ferus isolate YT-003-E chromosome 13, BCGSAC_Cfer_1.0, whole genome shotgun sequence genome:
- the MTFR1L gene encoding mitochondrial fission regulator 1-like isoform X1 → MSGMEASVTIPIWQNKPHGAARSVVRRIGTNLPLKPCPRASFETLPNVSDLCLKDVPPVPTLADIAWIAADEEETYARVRSDTRPLRHTWKPSPLIVMQRNASVPNLRGSEERLLALKKPALPALSRTTELQDELSHLRSQIAKIVAGDAASASLTPDFLSPGSSNVSSPLPCFGSSFHSTTSFVISDITEETEVEVPELPSVPLLCSASPECCKPGHKATCSSSEEDDCVSLSKASSFADMMGILKDFHRMKQSQDLNRSLLKEEDPAVLISEVLRRKFALKEEDISRKGN, encoded by the exons ATGTCGGGAATGGAAGCCAGTGTG ACCATCCCAATCTGGCAAAACAAGCCTCATGGGGCTGCTCGAAGTGTGGTGAGAAGAATTGGGACCAACCTGCCCCTGAAACCATGTCCCCGGGCGTCCTTTGAG ACCCTGCCCAACGTCTCTGACTTGTGTCTAAAGGATGTGCCCCCAGTCCCAACTCTGGCTGACATCGCCTGGATTGCTGCAGATGAAGAAGAGACTTATGCCCGGGTCAG GAGCGATACACGCCCCCTGCGGCACACCTGGAAGCCCAGCCCTCTGATTGTCATGCAGCGAAATGCCTCAGTGCCCAATCTGCGTGGGTCCGAGGAGAGGCTCCTGGCCCTGAAgaagccagccctgccagccctgagCCGCACCACAGAGCTGCAGGATGAGCTGAGCCACCTGCGCAGCCAGATTGCTAAGATAGTGGCAGGCGATGCAG cttcGGCTTCATTAACGCCAGATTTCTTATCTCCAGGAAGTTCAAATGTCTCTTCTCCCTTACCTTGTTTTGGATCCTCATTCCACTCTACAACTTCCTTTGTCATTAGTGACATCACCGAGGAGACCGAGGTAGAGGTCCCTGAGCTTCCATCAGTCCCCCTGCTTTGTTCTGCCAGCCCTGAATGTTGCAAACCAGGACACAAAGCTACCTGCAGCTCATCTGAAGAGGATGACTGCGTGTCTCTGTCCAAGGCCAGCAGCTTTGCAGATATGATGGGTATCCTAAAGGACTTTCACCGGATGAAGCAGAGCCAAGACCT GAACCGGAGTTTATTGAAGGAGGAAGACCCTGCTGTCCTTATCTCTGAGGTCCTGAGGAGGAAGTTTGCTCTGAAGGAAGAAGATATcagtagaaaaggaaactga
- the MTFR1L gene encoding mitochondrial fission regulator 1-like isoform X2 gives MSGMEASVTIPIWQNKPHGAARSVVRRIGTNLPLKPCPRASFETLPNVSDLCLKDVPPVPTLADIAWIAADEEETYARVRSDTRPLRHTWKPSPLIVMQRNASVPNLRGSEERLLALKKPALPALSRTTELQDELSHLRSQIAKIVAGDAGSSNVSSPLPCFGSSFHSTTSFVISDITEETEVEVPELPSVPLLCSASPECCKPGHKATCSSSEEDDCVSLSKASSFADMMGILKDFHRMKQSQDLNRSLLKEEDPAVLISEVLRRKFALKEEDISRKGN, from the exons ATGTCGGGAATGGAAGCCAGTGTG ACCATCCCAATCTGGCAAAACAAGCCTCATGGGGCTGCTCGAAGTGTGGTGAGAAGAATTGGGACCAACCTGCCCCTGAAACCATGTCCCCGGGCGTCCTTTGAG ACCCTGCCCAACGTCTCTGACTTGTGTCTAAAGGATGTGCCCCCAGTCCCAACTCTGGCTGACATCGCCTGGATTGCTGCAGATGAAGAAGAGACTTATGCCCGGGTCAG GAGCGATACACGCCCCCTGCGGCACACCTGGAAGCCCAGCCCTCTGATTGTCATGCAGCGAAATGCCTCAGTGCCCAATCTGCGTGGGTCCGAGGAGAGGCTCCTGGCCCTGAAgaagccagccctgccagccctgagCCGCACCACAGAGCTGCAGGATGAGCTGAGCCACCTGCGCAGCCAGATTGCTAAGATAGTGGCAGGCGATGCAG GAAGTTCAAATGTCTCTTCTCCCTTACCTTGTTTTGGATCCTCATTCCACTCTACAACTTCCTTTGTCATTAGTGACATCACCGAGGAGACCGAGGTAGAGGTCCCTGAGCTTCCATCAGTCCCCCTGCTTTGTTCTGCCAGCCCTGAATGTTGCAAACCAGGACACAAAGCTACCTGCAGCTCATCTGAAGAGGATGACTGCGTGTCTCTGTCCAAGGCCAGCAGCTTTGCAGATATGATGGGTATCCTAAAGGACTTTCACCGGATGAAGCAGAGCCAAGACCT GAACCGGAGTTTATTGAAGGAGGAAGACCCTGCTGTCCTTATCTCTGAGGTCCTGAGGAGGAAGTTTGCTCTGAAGGAAGAAGATATcagtagaaaaggaaactga